One segment of Gordonia terrae DNA contains the following:
- a CDS encoding 3-hydroxyacyl-CoA dehydrogenase NAD-binding domain-containing protein: protein MITKEITALNNPDVITVSKNDGIVTLTFDDPASSANTMTPAFRAALGRAVADLEVASDLRGVILTSAKRSFFAGGDLTALMNVNRESVMDLHREVTEIVSVLRRLEQLGKPVVAAINGAAIGGGLEIALAAHYRVALNGVKVGFPEVGLGLLPGGGGIVRTVRMLGLRPAVELILDGRTLNAIDARAVGLIDAVVDSTAALISAATAYIDAHPEAIQPWDARGHQIPGPDAERLGNVLAGSVHIRTKGAPIPAPRAIVAAAVEGSRVSFDTAQVIETRYFLSLATSRVAKNMIQGSFIDARSVAAGAGRPQVGDVKPVEVLAIVGAGMMGAGIAYQAARNGIQVRLKDVDAAAADRGKQYSRTRVAKEVQRGKLSEEQAEALLDRIAVVTDYSAFSGADALIEAVYEDPDLKTQTFREAEPHMAGALLATNTSTLPISELATGVERRADFIGMHFFSPVDKMPLLEIVVGSESSPRTVARAFDLGVALGKTNIIVNDKRGFFTSRVITKFTDEALAMLGEGISAASIEQAGVQAGYPVPPLQLSDELTITLPHKVRAEAKAAALAAGEEWVVHPAEPVMTRMIEEFGRFGRSTGGAFYDFVDGHRTGLWTGLEEHFRRPGYKIPFIDIVERMLFAEAIEALRTFDEGVMTSVPDANVGSLLGIGFPSWTGGVITFANGYEGGFKGFVARAAELAESYGARFEVPSAIVERSIDSNRFATSLT, encoded by the coding sequence ATGATTACTAAGGAGATCACTGCCTTGAACAACCCCGATGTCATCACAGTTTCGAAGAACGACGGCATCGTCACATTGACATTCGACGACCCCGCCTCTTCAGCCAACACCATGACGCCCGCTTTCCGCGCGGCGTTAGGCCGCGCCGTCGCCGACCTCGAGGTCGCCTCGGACCTGCGGGGGGTCATCCTGACGTCAGCAAAGCGCTCCTTCTTCGCAGGCGGCGATCTGACGGCTCTTATGAATGTCAACCGCGAAAGTGTCATGGACCTGCACCGCGAGGTCACTGAGATAGTTAGCGTCCTACGACGCCTCGAGCAGCTCGGTAAACCGGTCGTAGCAGCAATCAACGGCGCCGCGATCGGCGGCGGCTTGGAAATCGCTCTCGCGGCTCACTACCGGGTGGCGCTGAACGGCGTCAAGGTCGGCTTCCCTGAAGTCGGCCTCGGTTTGCTGCCTGGTGGCGGCGGAATCGTGCGCACGGTCCGAATGCTCGGCCTCCGGCCCGCCGTCGAGTTGATCCTGGACGGTCGTACCCTTAACGCGATCGACGCGCGCGCTGTCGGCTTGATCGACGCGGTCGTCGACTCCACCGCGGCCCTCATTTCCGCCGCTACCGCCTACATCGACGCTCACCCTGAGGCCATCCAGCCCTGGGATGCCAGAGGCCACCAGATCCCCGGTCCCGACGCCGAAAGGCTCGGCAACGTGCTCGCCGGGTCCGTGCACATTCGCACCAAGGGGGCGCCGATCCCAGCGCCTCGCGCCATCGTCGCTGCTGCCGTTGAGGGCAGTCGAGTATCGTTCGACACGGCCCAGGTGATCGAGACCCGCTATTTTCTTTCACTAGCCACTAGCCGGGTCGCCAAGAACATGATCCAGGGATCATTTATCGACGCCCGGTCTGTGGCCGCCGGAGCCGGCAGGCCACAAGTTGGTGACGTAAAACCCGTAGAAGTGCTGGCCATCGTCGGTGCCGGGATGATGGGTGCGGGTATCGCCTACCAGGCCGCACGGAACGGCATTCAAGTGCGACTCAAAGATGTCGACGCCGCGGCCGCAGATCGAGGCAAACAGTACAGCCGCACTCGAGTGGCGAAGGAAGTCCAGCGGGGAAAGTTGAGCGAGGAACAGGCCGAGGCACTGCTCGATCGGATCGCGGTAGTCACCGACTACAGCGCTTTCTCCGGGGCTGACGCGCTCATCGAGGCGGTCTACGAGGACCCCGACCTGAAGACCCAGACGTTCCGCGAGGCGGAGCCGCACATGGCAGGTGCACTTCTCGCCACAAACACCTCGACACTGCCGATCAGCGAACTTGCAACGGGAGTGGAGCGACGTGCGGACTTCATTGGGATGCACTTCTTTTCCCCGGTGGACAAGATGCCCCTGCTAGAGATTGTGGTCGGCAGCGAGAGCAGCCCACGCACTGTCGCCCGCGCATTCGACCTGGGCGTTGCCCTCGGTAAGACCAACATCATCGTGAACGATAAGCGGGGCTTCTTCACCAGTCGGGTCATAACCAAGTTCACGGACGAGGCGCTGGCCATGCTCGGGGAGGGGATCAGCGCGGCCTCCATCGAACAGGCGGGAGTTCAGGCCGGCTATCCGGTGCCACCGCTGCAACTCTCTGACGAGCTCACAATCACGCTGCCCCACAAGGTCCGCGCGGAGGCGAAAGCCGCCGCTCTGGCGGCGGGCGAGGAATGGGTGGTGCACCCGGCCGAACCGGTGATGACTCGGATGATCGAAGAGTTCGGGCGCTTTGGCCGGTCAACCGGCGGGGCGTTCTACGACTTTGTGGACGGTCACCGCACGGGCCTATGGACTGGCCTGGAGGAGCATTTCCGCAGGCCAGGCTACAAGATCCCGTTCATAGACATCGTCGAACGGATGCTCTTCGCCGAGGCAATTGAGGCGTTGCGGACATTTGACGAGGGCGTAATGACTTCTGTGCCAGACGCCAATGTCGGCTCGCTACTCGGCATAGGGTTTCCGAGCTGGACCGGTGGAGTGATCACCTTTGCGAACGGGTACGAAGGCGGTTTCAAGGGCTTTGTCGCCCGAGCAGCTGAGTTAGCTGAGAGCTACGGGGCCCGATTTGAGGTCCCGTCAGCGATCGTGGAACGCAGCATCGACTCCAACCGCTTCGCCACTTCGCTAACCTAA
- a CDS encoding long-chain-fatty-acid--CoA ligase translates to MTPQPMKPKTAVHDPTTFDPVAVIRELAQDSPDAAALTAAGRTVTYAQLFERVLRVANGLTSCGVEEGDRVGYIGRNLPEFFEVLLACARIGAVMAPFNWRLTASDIAELAIDAGVRVVVTDREFATAAPPATFKLTIGFDYDLWRDQWPAIEPDRAPHPSDHFIQFYTSGTTGLPKGVVVRNRNIGYLAQTARGWQMHPGANVAVAMPLFHMGGSAWALVALFAGAHCVLFSEFNPLALLDSIERDQISTILVAPAMLQMMLDTPGADKRDYSSLALIAYGAAPITGPLLRRALSVFEAPLMQLFGLTETTGCIVQLEPEEHHDHLLASVGKALPWVDIEIRDPITQLTLSAGQFGEIWVRSAQCAEEYWRRPDATAELRPGDGTWLRTGDAGHLDEEGYLFITDRIKDMIITGGENVYPAEVEKVLAEHPAIADVAVIGTPDETWGEAVTAFVVVRDGYSLAEDELIEWARSQIAGFRRPRRVQFIEQLPRNPSGKVLKYEIRRPYWEGQGRRI, encoded by the coding sequence ATGACGCCGCAACCGATGAAGCCCAAGACGGCGGTTCACGACCCGACGACCTTCGATCCGGTGGCTGTCATAAGGGAACTTGCACAAGACTCTCCGGACGCCGCTGCACTCACCGCTGCTGGTCGCACAGTTACCTATGCTCAGCTGTTCGAGCGGGTCCTGCGCGTGGCTAATGGACTCACAAGTTGCGGTGTAGAGGAGGGCGACCGTGTCGGATATATCGGTCGAAACCTGCCGGAGTTCTTCGAAGTCTTATTGGCCTGTGCCCGGATAGGTGCGGTGATGGCCCCCTTCAATTGGCGGTTAACCGCAAGCGACATAGCAGAGCTGGCCATCGATGCTGGCGTCAGAGTGGTGGTCACCGACCGTGAGTTCGCGACGGCTGCGCCGCCCGCGACGTTCAAGCTGACGATTGGGTTCGACTATGACCTGTGGCGAGATCAGTGGCCAGCAATCGAACCGGACCGGGCCCCACATCCGAGCGACCACTTCATCCAATTTTATACTTCTGGTACGACCGGCCTGCCAAAGGGCGTCGTCGTCCGCAACCGCAACATCGGCTACCTTGCGCAGACTGCGCGGGGCTGGCAGATGCATCCGGGCGCCAACGTGGCGGTCGCGATGCCACTGTTCCATATGGGCGGTTCTGCCTGGGCCCTGGTGGCCCTCTTTGCAGGCGCCCACTGCGTTCTGTTTAGCGAGTTCAATCCGCTGGCATTACTGGATTCAATTGAGAGGGACCAGATCAGCACTATTCTGGTGGCGCCTGCAATGCTGCAGATGATGTTGGATACGCCTGGGGCCGACAAGCGCGACTACAGCTCGCTGGCGCTGATCGCCTATGGTGCGGCGCCTATTACCGGACCTCTACTGCGTCGGGCATTGAGCGTCTTCGAGGCGCCGTTGATGCAGCTCTTTGGGCTAACTGAGACGACAGGCTGTATCGTCCAACTTGAGCCCGAAGAGCATCACGACCACCTGCTTGCCTCCGTCGGCAAAGCACTGCCGTGGGTCGACATCGAGATCCGTGATCCAATCACCCAGCTGACGCTGTCGGCCGGACAGTTCGGTGAAATATGGGTCCGGTCCGCGCAGTGCGCCGAGGAATACTGGCGCCGTCCTGACGCAACGGCCGAGCTGCGTCCCGGCGACGGCACGTGGTTGCGGACTGGCGACGCCGGCCACCTCGATGAGGAGGGATACCTCTTCATTACCGATCGGATCAAGGACATGATCATCACCGGCGGTGAGAACGTCTATCCTGCCGAGGTCGAGAAGGTGCTGGCCGAGCACCCTGCGATCGCTGACGTCGCTGTCATCGGGACTCCCGACGAGACCTGGGGCGAGGCGGTCACAGCGTTTGTCGTCGTACGGGACGGCTACAGTCTCGCTGAGGACGAATTGATCGAGTGGGCCCGAAGCCAGATCGCCGGATTCCGTCGTCCCCGTCGGGTGCAATTCATAGAGCAATTGCCGCGCAACCCGTCCGGGAAAGTTCTTAAGTACGAAATCCGTCGGCCGTACTGGGAGGGCCAGGGGCGCAGAATCTAA
- a CDS encoding acetate--CoA ligase family protein: MTSESLSSMFRPSSVALVGASDKSTFSRYAYENLVDFGMSDRTYVVNRRGADVHGRRSVTSCQEIGERVDIALLMVPQAATLAALHDAAAAGISNVVVLSSGYGESGEAGQRAQRELTATAARLGITLLGPNMLGFANFVDRAVVTAIPRLPQKAGSVALLSQSGASSIAMMDFARMSGADLSYLVTLGNEAMITTGHVLDYLVDDEATEAIAVFIETIRDPATFAAAARRAAAAGKPIVALKAGSSDLAARTAQAHTGALVGDDKVTSAVLRELGVIRVNSIEDMLTTAGTAAALGRLPRSGASAVSISGGACDILADRAQDADMEFPEFAPQTLQKIAAVMPNYGTTHNPLDITGAAVIDPSLWTSTIEAVGNDPSVGSVMVVSTIPTADTSGSAHQLRTLEAIAAGIAKSAAPGILVNQVVQEITPYSRDLLDAVGVRAAITGLSQAVDTVSHLQWWSAVVDQVNATCDVDLPEPYDGEPRAGVWSEHQARTLLASAGVNVVPSELTTTAADAVSAAARLGGPVALKIVSAQILHKSDVGGVALGVEGEEAVHSAYTAVRAAGESVADATIDGVLVSPMRYGGTELLVGVVRDEQWGLVLAVGFGGVLVELLGDAALATLPVTQAKVTQMLRSLRGRRLLEGVRGAPPADLEALSSQIARIANLASSLGDELQSLEVNPLRVDGSLVEALDAVIEWRG; encoded by the coding sequence ATGACCTCCGAATCGCTAAGCAGTATGTTCCGTCCGTCGTCCGTCGCCCTCGTCGGAGCGTCGGACAAATCGACGTTCTCTCGTTACGCTTACGAGAATCTTGTCGACTTCGGCATGTCAGACCGCACCTATGTGGTTAACCGACGCGGTGCTGACGTGCATGGCCGACGATCTGTCACAAGCTGCCAAGAGATCGGTGAGCGGGTCGACATCGCGTTGCTCATGGTGCCTCAGGCCGCGACGTTGGCAGCCTTACACGACGCCGCCGCCGCCGGAATATCCAACGTTGTCGTCCTCTCCAGCGGGTACGGCGAATCTGGCGAGGCTGGGCAGCGTGCCCAGCGGGAGCTGACTGCAACTGCCGCGCGGCTCGGCATTACCCTGCTTGGACCCAACATGCTCGGCTTCGCCAATTTCGTGGACCGCGCGGTGGTCACCGCCATTCCACGGCTGCCGCAAAAGGCCGGTTCTGTTGCGCTGCTATCTCAGAGCGGTGCCAGCAGCATCGCGATGATGGACTTTGCCCGTATGTCTGGCGCTGACCTGTCGTATCTGGTGACGCTAGGAAACGAAGCCATGATCACCACCGGCCATGTACTCGACTATTTAGTCGACGATGAGGCCACCGAGGCAATTGCTGTCTTTATTGAGACCATCCGCGACCCAGCGACCTTCGCGGCTGCCGCTCGCCGCGCGGCAGCCGCTGGTAAACCCATCGTCGCGCTCAAGGCGGGCAGTAGCGATCTGGCCGCCCGCACCGCCCAGGCACACACCGGCGCGCTTGTCGGCGACGACAAGGTCACCAGCGCGGTGCTGCGCGAACTCGGCGTCATCCGGGTAAATTCCATTGAGGACATGCTCACGACCGCGGGCACCGCCGCTGCCCTCGGCCGCCTCCCCCGTTCGGGTGCCTCGGCGGTCTCCATTTCCGGTGGAGCCTGCGACATCCTTGCAGACCGGGCTCAGGACGCCGACATGGAGTTCCCCGAGTTCGCACCTCAAACTCTCCAAAAAATTGCCGCCGTGATGCCTAACTACGGCACAACACACAACCCTCTCGATATCACCGGGGCCGCAGTCATAGATCCCTCCCTGTGGACCTCGACCATCGAGGCGGTCGGCAATGATCCATCTGTGGGCTCGGTGATGGTGGTCTCAACGATTCCGACGGCCGACACGAGTGGGTCGGCACACCAGTTGAGAACACTTGAGGCGATAGCCGCGGGCATCGCCAAATCCGCTGCACCCGGAATTTTGGTCAACCAGGTCGTTCAGGAAATCACGCCATACTCACGGGACCTCCTCGACGCGGTAGGTGTCCGAGCCGCGATCACCGGTTTGTCACAGGCGGTAGACACCGTCTCTCATCTCCAATGGTGGTCTGCGGTGGTGGACCAGGTAAACGCGACATGCGATGTCGACCTGCCCGAGCCATATGACGGCGAGCCACGCGCCGGCGTGTGGTCCGAACACCAGGCCCGGACATTGCTAGCTTCGGCGGGTGTGAATGTCGTGCCATCCGAGCTCACGACCACAGCGGCAGACGCAGTCTCAGCAGCAGCGCGACTGGGCGGCCCGGTGGCGCTGAAGATTGTCTCAGCACAGATCCTTCATAAGAGCGACGTCGGGGGCGTTGCTCTCGGGGTCGAGGGCGAGGAGGCGGTTCACTCGGCCTACACAGCGGTGCGCGCCGCCGGCGAGTCTGTGGCCGATGCCACAATCGACGGGGTCTTGGTCTCCCCGATGCGGTACGGCGGTACCGAACTACTGGTCGGCGTCGTCCGCGACGAACAATGGGGATTGGTACTGGCCGTGGGGTTCGGTGGCGTGCTCGTCGAACTGCTAGGAGACGCGGCGTTGGCAACGCTCCCGGTGACGCAAGCCAAGGTCACCCAGATGCTGCGGTCGTTGCGCGGCCGCCGACTCCTCGAGGGGGTCCGTGGTGCGCCGCCGGCTGACCTTGAAGCGCTGAGCTCGCAAATCGCCCGGATCGCCAATCTCGCATCGTCGCTTGGGGATGAACTGCAATCCCTCGAGGTCAATCCTCTACGCGTCGACGGCAGCCTAGTTGAGGCGCTGGACGCGGTAATAGAGTGGCGCGGCTGA
- a CDS encoding acetyl-CoA acetyltransferase: protein MNTLDPRTPVVIGAGQINDRFGSDEYQGLSAVGLAAAAAEIAVADTHAAGRLSEAIDTVAGIRQFEISKPGVPVPLGRSNNYPRSVAKRLGADPARAILDVAGGQGPQHLVTEIAGEIAAGRSRVALLFGSEAMSTAQALVGAECPPDFTETVAGNLEDRGYGLSGVMSREFANHGLIGPPAQYALLENARRARLKLSRSAYAEEIGRLFAPFTAVAAVNPYAAAPTARTAEELMAVTGTNRLIADPYTRYVVSRDKVNQGAALVLTSIEAARELGVPEDRWVYLHGHADLRDRPIMDRPDLADSPVARLACELALEMAGITTADVTSWDFYSCFPVPVFMAAIDGLGLDADDPRGLTVTGGLPFFGGAGNNYSMHAIADTVDRARLRPGTFGFVGANGGILHKYSAGVYSTEPTPWRAEPYVERAMQAVVDNAAEVPQVTRAEGWSRIESYTILHGRQGARTGLLIGRLDDTNERFVARTAEDDELLGVLAETEQPIGKRFWAFNVAAGNRATTTPRARLPVRSTPGLFASHKHVAVARDNHLLVVTLNRPDARNALTPPAHEELDCIFDEFFDDPDLWVAIITGSGDQAFCAGNDLVYSATSGKPNYLPASGFAGLTHRRAMTKPVIAAVNGYALGGGFETALASHLCVADESAQFGLPEVRVGLIAAAGGVVRLPRAIPEKLALELLVTGRRIDAREAQALGLVNRIAPSGQALSVAKQLADEIMANSPTSVRLTLELHEKTRAIADVVTAVNARTSVMNDLFSTADLVEGMTAFADKRPPRWLNQ from the coding sequence ATGAACACTCTCGATCCCCGCACCCCGGTTGTCATCGGGGCTGGTCAGATAAACGACCGCTTCGGCAGTGACGAATACCAAGGTTTGTCCGCCGTGGGCCTTGCCGCAGCGGCCGCCGAGATCGCTGTCGCCGACACACACGCAGCCGGCCGCCTGTCCGAAGCAATCGATACCGTCGCCGGTATTCGGCAGTTCGAGATATCCAAGCCAGGCGTGCCAGTACCCCTGGGACGCTCGAACAACTATCCTCGTTCTGTTGCGAAGCGCCTCGGTGCCGATCCTGCGAGGGCGATCCTCGACGTGGCCGGCGGGCAAGGCCCCCAGCATCTGGTGACCGAGATCGCTGGAGAGATCGCAGCCGGCCGCAGCCGAGTGGCACTACTCTTCGGTTCCGAAGCGATGTCCACCGCGCAGGCTCTGGTCGGCGCCGAGTGCCCTCCGGACTTCACAGAGACAGTTGCGGGCAATCTCGAGGACCGCGGTTACGGGCTGAGCGGCGTCATGTCACGAGAATTTGCGAACCACGGCCTGATCGGCCCGCCTGCCCAATACGCACTACTGGAAAACGCCCGGCGCGCTCGCCTCAAGCTGAGTAGAAGCGCGTACGCCGAGGAGATTGGCCGACTGTTCGCACCATTCACGGCCGTGGCTGCCGTCAATCCGTACGCCGCGGCGCCCACCGCGCGCACCGCCGAGGAATTGATGGCGGTCACCGGAACGAACCGTCTGATTGCCGACCCCTACACCCGCTACGTTGTCTCGCGCGACAAGGTCAATCAAGGAGCGGCGCTCGTCTTAACTTCGATCGAAGCGGCTCGCGAACTAGGTGTCCCCGAGGATCGATGGGTCTACCTGCACGGTCACGCTGACCTCCGCGATCGGCCGATCATGGACCGACCCGACCTTGCCGACAGTCCGGTGGCGAGGCTGGCCTGCGAACTTGCTCTGGAGATGGCCGGCATCACTACCGCGGATGTGACCAGCTGGGACTTCTACAGCTGCTTTCCGGTTCCTGTATTCATGGCGGCGATCGACGGGTTGGGTCTGGACGCTGATGACCCGCGGGGGTTAACCGTGACCGGTGGGTTGCCGTTCTTCGGCGGTGCCGGCAACAACTACTCGATGCATGCGATCGCTGACACCGTCGACCGAGCTCGCCTCAGGCCGGGAACGTTCGGCTTTGTCGGTGCTAACGGCGGGATACTGCACAAGTACTCGGCCGGCGTCTACTCAACCGAGCCGACGCCGTGGCGGGCAGAGCCGTATGTGGAGAGGGCGATGCAGGCAGTCGTCGATAACGCCGCTGAGGTACCGCAGGTGACTCGGGCGGAGGGGTGGTCTCGGATCGAGTCCTACACAATCCTCCACGGCCGGCAGGGCGCTCGTACGGGGTTGCTGATCGGGCGACTGGACGACACGAACGAGCGTTTCGTTGCCCGCACGGCCGAGGATGACGAGCTCCTCGGTGTCTTGGCCGAGACCGAGCAGCCGATCGGCAAGCGGTTCTGGGCCTTTAACGTTGCGGCCGGCAACCGGGCAACAACAACTCCTCGCGCTAGGCTGCCTGTTCGATCTACGCCGGGACTGTTCGCAAGCCACAAGCACGTCGCAGTGGCTCGTGATAACCACCTCCTCGTCGTCACACTCAACCGTCCTGATGCTCGCAACGCTTTGACGCCTCCAGCGCATGAGGAACTGGATTGCATCTTCGATGAGTTCTTCGACGACCCAGACTTGTGGGTCGCAATTATCACCGGTTCCGGGGACCAAGCGTTCTGCGCGGGAAACGACCTGGTCTACTCCGCAACTAGTGGCAAGCCGAACTACCTTCCAGCCTCCGGGTTCGCTGGCCTGACTCACCGCCGCGCTATGACCAAGCCAGTCATCGCCGCAGTGAACGGCTACGCCTTGGGCGGCGGTTTCGAGACCGCTTTGGCAAGTCACCTGTGTGTGGCCGACGAGTCGGCCCAGTTCGGACTTCCCGAGGTGCGGGTCGGGCTCATCGCTGCCGCCGGCGGTGTCGTTCGACTCCCCCGCGCGATCCCGGAGAAGCTTGCGTTGGAATTGTTGGTGACCGGACGTCGCATTGACGCACGAGAGGCCCAGGCCCTAGGCCTGGTCAATCGAATCGCGCCGTCCGGTCAGGCGCTGTCAGTGGCGAAACAACTAGCAGACGAGATTATGGCCAACTCTCCCACCTCTGTGCGCCTCACCCTTGAGCTACACGAGAAGACTCGAGCGATCGCTGACGTGGTTACTGCGGTCAACGCGCGGACAAGCGTGATGAACGACCTTTTCAGCACGGCAGACCTGGTCGAGGGGATGACCGCGTTCGCCGACAAGCGTCCGCCGCGATGGCTCAACCAGTAG
- a CDS encoding sigma-54-dependent Fis family transcriptional regulator, whose protein sequence is MAHDFRDCFLERGDFRMARTATDVMEARELFLTGELEDVEHLTLRGVRPEIAESWRRSVLHGLTPTQALPRYITGADADGRLARAAETVITKAETALEEVDAALTLTDNSGRLLKRWVKSSRFERRLDLRQVIVGTSIAEDSVGTCSSGIAAEIGRPVMVVGHEHYSQGALTMTTAGAPIRHPATRKLLGTINFTCDVHDTHSLMLPWVQGLASEIEEALLDVGTVHEQVLLKAYLRSGADARHPVICLDDQTLIANAVASRMLGATDQAVLWEMAAQRISHVEPTVSPQTLRLENTQMVRVDVEIVSHQSRPIGALLRLTPSRTHRTDRSASPAHQALGDLRGRSAVWLEWIAQVQESASTGAPLLLWGEPGTGKTAVAKAVADGTSHVVELDAALPDTTWTDRLSSALHSPEVAWVILRRLDLLDTSDAMATIRLVTGSTARVIATIASDELPERVSEPRTSFGAWPGPTLVAPPLRNRVEDLPDLLTALSVEVSGHSPRWSGEVVQMLGRQTWPANLHSLRSTVRAVLERNKGPEVGIHHLPSYISAHGTRRQLTGLENIEAHALMAALRSANGNKRDAADRLGIARSTLYRKMRALGLDLSSANF, encoded by the coding sequence ATGGCACATGATTTCCGCGACTGCTTTCTTGAACGAGGAGACTTCCGCATGGCCCGAACTGCGACCGATGTGATGGAAGCCCGTGAGCTCTTTCTCACGGGAGAACTCGAGGACGTCGAACATCTCACGCTGCGCGGTGTGCGTCCTGAGATTGCCGAATCATGGCGGCGGTCCGTGCTACACGGCCTTACTCCGACTCAGGCGCTTCCGCGCTACATCACAGGAGCCGACGCCGACGGACGCCTAGCTCGTGCAGCCGAGACCGTCATCACAAAAGCTGAGACCGCTCTCGAAGAAGTCGATGCAGCACTCACCCTTACAGACAACTCGGGACGCCTGCTGAAGCGATGGGTTAAGAGCTCCCGATTTGAGCGTCGCCTCGACCTGCGCCAAGTCATTGTCGGGACTTCGATCGCTGAGGATTCGGTTGGGACCTGCAGCAGCGGAATAGCCGCCGAGATCGGGCGGCCAGTGATGGTGGTTGGTCACGAGCACTACTCGCAGGGCGCGCTGACCATGACAACCGCAGGCGCGCCGATTCGGCACCCGGCCACCAGGAAGCTCCTGGGCACGATCAATTTCACCTGTGATGTACACGACACCCACAGCCTTATGCTGCCTTGGGTCCAGGGACTTGCTTCCGAGATAGAAGAGGCGCTTCTCGATGTCGGCACGGTCCATGAGCAAGTCTTACTCAAGGCATATCTGCGGTCTGGCGCCGATGCGCGCCACCCGGTGATCTGCCTCGATGACCAGACCCTAATCGCCAATGCCGTCGCCTCCCGCATGCTGGGGGCCACTGACCAGGCAGTCCTGTGGGAGATGGCGGCACAGCGGATCAGTCACGTCGAGCCCACGGTCTCTCCACAGACACTGCGCTTGGAAAACACTCAGATGGTGAGAGTCGACGTAGAGATCGTTTCTCATCAGAGCAGGCCAATTGGTGCATTGCTTCGCCTCACCCCTTCCCGTACCCACCGAACTGACAGGTCTGCCTCGCCAGCCCACCAAGCGCTCGGCGACCTGCGCGGCCGAAGCGCGGTGTGGCTTGAGTGGATCGCGCAAGTCCAGGAGTCGGCCTCGACCGGCGCACCGCTTCTACTCTGGGGCGAGCCCGGCACCGGCAAGACCGCCGTTGCGAAAGCAGTTGCCGACGGAACCTCCCACGTCGTTGAACTTGACGCAGCACTGCCCGACACCACATGGACCGATCGCCTTTCTTCGGCTCTGCATTCCCCGGAGGTAGCCTGGGTGATTCTGCGCCGTCTCGATTTACTCGACACCTCAGACGCTATGGCTACGATCCGGCTCGTCACAGGGTCCACCGCACGCGTGATCGCAACGATTGCCTCCGATGAACTTCCGGAACGTGTGAGCGAGCCTAGAACCAGCTTCGGCGCATGGCCCGGTCCAACCCTGGTCGCACCACCGCTGCGCAATAGGGTGGAGGACCTTCCGGATCTACTCACGGCCCTTTCCGTCGAAGTCTCCGGACACTCCCCTCGCTGGAGCGGCGAAGTAGTTCAGATGCTCGGTCGTCAGACCTGGCCCGCGAACCTGCACTCTCTAAGATCAACGGTGCGAGCGGTTCTGGAGCGCAATAAGGGCCCGGAAGTAGGCATTCACCACCTACCGAGTTACATCTCGGCTCACGGGACGCGACGCCAGCTGACCGGCCTCGAGAACATCGAAGCGCACGCTCTAATGGCCGCACTGCGTTCGGCGAATGGCAACAAGCGTGATGCGGCTGACAGGCTGGGTATCGCACGATCAACGCTGTATCGCAAGATGCGAGCGCTGGGACTCGACCTATCGTCGGCGAACTTCTGA
- a CDS encoding flavin reductase family protein, whose product MRIPVSATTDVLDGSAFRSAMARFPSGVTIVTTVDNSGVERGFTATSFCSVSMDPPLVLVCLAERAECHSAFEQVQRWMVHIIAPEHEPIARLFATRGAEKFGGTQFVRSRSQLPQLAGAPVALECRSHARYPAGDHTILVGEVVAVSASGTEPALYYEREFMSVPRSSSV is encoded by the coding sequence ATGAGGATCCCGGTGTCAGCTACCACCGACGTATTAGACGGCTCCGCATTCCGGAGCGCGATGGCGCGGTTCCCCAGTGGCGTGACAATCGTTACTACTGTAGACAATTCTGGGGTCGAGAGAGGATTTACCGCTACTTCATTTTGCTCGGTGTCGATGGATCCGCCGCTGGTTCTTGTGTGTCTCGCGGAACGTGCCGAGTGTCACAGTGCCTTTGAGCAGGTGCAGCGTTGGATGGTGCACATTATCGCGCCGGAGCACGAGCCTATCGCGCGCCTCTTCGCAACACGAGGCGCTGAGAAGTTCGGAGGCACTCAGTTTGTGCGCAGTAGATCTCAGCTACCACAACTAGCGGGTGCTCCGGTGGCGCTCGAATGCAGGTCGCACGCTCGATACCCGGCAGGAGACCACACAATTCTGGTAGGAGAGGTCGTTGCGGTTTCCGCAAGTGGTACCGAGCCGGCACTGTATTACGAGCGGGAGTTCATGTCGGTACCGCGCTCCTCAAGCGTGTAG